A stretch of the Candidatus Saccharimonadales bacterium genome encodes the following:
- a CDS encoding type II toxin-antitoxin system death-on-curing family toxin gives MPGFIYFGVDWAIKEHDYIILFTGGLSGISKEKKAELESMLEFIKDDTYYESFADKLTHIVFSVAKVGHYFADGNKRSSIAIGSYFMIVNGLGALVGVFIPSMENVVLCVADNIISKNQLHEIIEEILCEGEMSEESQLLVLNGMEEYQSREDERM, from the coding sequence ATGCCAGGCTTCATATATTTTGGAGTTGATTGGGCAATTAAAGAGCATGATTACATCATCTTGTTTACGGGTGGTCTCTCTGGCATATCCAAGGAGAAGAAGGCAGAGCTTGAAAGCATGCTAGAGTTTATCAAAGACGATACCTATTACGAAAGTTTTGCCGATAAGCTGACGCATATAGTCTTTTCAGTCGCAAAAGTTGGTCACTACTTTGCCGATGGAAACAAACGTTCATCGATTGCAATCGGATCCTACTTTATGATAGTCAACGGGCTTGGCGCATTGGTGGGCGTGTTCATCCCTTCTATGGAAAATGTAGTTTTATGTGTCGCGGATAATATTATTTCAAAGAATCAGCTTCATGAAATAATCGAGGAGATTCTCTGCGAAGGTGAAATGAGTGAAGAAAGTCAGCTGCTTGTTTTAAATGGTATGGAAGAATACCAAAGCCGAGAAGATGAACGAATGTAG
- a CDS encoding DNA-binding protein: MDRRQLSKSMVDRQNILNNPYAVAAIQEQIGIKGITVEDEYKFTIRQVAEFYEVDPRTINRYIARYEEELKSNGYEILTGEKLSAAKRQLEESVEGNLANVGRLAVLNFRALINIGMLLAESEKARILRGIILNLVLDTMSTKSGGSIKLINQRDEKYLIATYMGQGYRKVFIDALKDYLDMGQSKYSIYTNKIYKSIFHERAREYRNILSLTKKENVRDTMYSEILTTISMYETGLGNKIKLESIRLKRKITSAEADKIFKTFEEDPTWVPQLEMARISMASRDYGFRSVIHPELVKYIGPLNTEEFEKFLGEKSADLAKQIEQYQEVFKRLKDK; the protein is encoded by the coding sequence ATGGATCGTAGGCAGTTATCAAAATCGATGGTTGATAGACAGAATATCCTCAATAATCCCTATGCAGTTGCTGCAATTCAAGAGCAAATTGGCATTAAGGGCATCACCGTGGAAGATGAATACAAATTCACTATAAGACAGGTAGCAGAGTTTTATGAAGTAGACCCCCGTACGATAAACCGTTACATTGCTCGCTATGAAGAAGAGCTTAAAAGCAACGGATATGAAATACTTACCGGCGAAAAACTCAGTGCCGCAAAAAGACAATTGGAAGAATCTGTGGAAGGGAATCTAGCGAATGTAGGTAGGCTTGCTGTTCTAAACTTTAGGGCGTTAATAAACATCGGTATGCTACTTGCTGAAAGTGAAAAGGCCAGGATATTAAGAGGCATAATTCTTAACCTAGTTCTTGATACTATGAGTACAAAGAGTGGCGGTAGTATAAAACTTATTAACCAGCGTGACGAAAAGTACCTGATCGCAACTTATATGGGTCAAGGTTATCGCAAAGTGTTTATCGATGCATTAAAGGATTATTTGGATATGGGACAGTCAAAGTACTCAATCTATACCAATAAAATCTATAAAAGTATTTTTCATGAAAGAGCACGTGAATACCGAAATATTTTGTCTTTGACAAAAAAAGAAAATGTACGAGACACCATGTACTCTGAAATTTTGACTACAATATCAATGTACGAGACAGGTCTAGGAAATAAAATCAAACTTGAATCGATACGACTGAAGCGCAAAATCACATCGGCCGAGGCTGATAAAATATTCAAAACTTTCGAAGAAGATCCGACTTGGGTGCCACAATTAGAGATGGCACGAATCAGTATGGCCAGCCGTGATTATGGCTTCCGTTCAGTTATTCATCCTGAGTTAGTTAAGTATATAGGTCCTCTGAACACTGAAGAATTTGAAAAATTTCTAGGTGAGAAAAGTGCAGATTTAGCGAAACAAATAGAGCAGTACCAAGAAGTATTTAAGCGTCTAAAAGATAAATAA
- a CDS encoding septum formation initiator family protein — protein sequence MLDIFKNTKKYSNHALLSQLRDVQSLGLIVFTVIVLLVSWSGVKAIQSNYKLEQQIARLQQESDLQRLQNSNQKLKNQYYNTPQYLELAARQNFGLALPGEKELIVPKKVAMARVSGVQVASSTAATQPGSEAADKKQPFYQRNIQAWMNFFLHRGLAES from the coding sequence ATGCTTGATATATTCAAAAATACAAAAAAATATTCCAATCATGCGCTGCTATCGCAATTACGGGACGTGCAGTCGCTCGGCTTGATCGTGTTTACGGTCATAGTTTTGCTGGTGAGTTGGAGCGGCGTCAAAGCAATTCAGTCAAATTATAAGCTTGAACAACAGATTGCCCGCTTGCAACAGGAAAGTGACTTGCAACGCCTGCAAAACAGTAATCAAAAGTTGAAGAATCAATACTACAATACGCCGCAGTATCTGGAGCTGGCGGCCCGCCAAAACTTTGGCCTGGCACTACCCGGCGAAAAAGAACTTATCGTACCCAAGAAAGTTGCCATGGCCCGCGTCAGCGGCGTACAGGTCGCCAGCAGTACGGCAGCCACGCAACCTGGCTCGGAAGCCGCTGACAAAAAGCAGCCGTTCTACCAGCGTAATATCCAGGCATGGATGAATTTCTTCCTGCACCGCGGACTGGCAGAAAGCTAG
- a CDS encoding alpha/beta fold hydrolase — MNIKNVSIPCSGYSLVADWYENKTSDKVLLTFLGYSSSKARNRDFLMALSDKTGMNVLAVDLSGHGESPFELDKTRPGQHLLEAIETFDWLRHERPNAKITVLGTSYRGFLAAYLTRYRNFDKLILRTPAIYLPSDLYSFQDGIDRNYTSNVFRKDKHAVSSHPLFKQISVFNGSTLLIIHELDEDVPIQTTDIYKESFSADVYIASGFKHSMKDMSNPVEGLVYYQDTIVNWLLK; from the coding sequence ATGAATATTAAAAACGTGTCAATACCCTGCTCTGGCTATTCTTTAGTTGCAGATTGGTATGAGAACAAAACTTCCGATAAAGTTCTTCTCACATTCCTTGGCTACAGTTCCAGCAAAGCACGTAACCGTGACTTCCTAATGGCATTGAGCGACAAAACCGGTATGAACGTACTGGCCGTTGACTTATCTGGCCACGGCGAGAGTCCGTTCGAGCTGGACAAAACTCGCCCAGGGCAACATCTTCTTGAAGCAATTGAAACATTTGACTGGCTAAGACATGAACGCCCCAATGCAAAAATCACTGTCTTAGGCACAAGTTACCGAGGCTTCTTAGCTGCCTACCTGACAAGATATCGTAACTTTGACAAATTAATACTGCGAACGCCTGCAATATATCTGCCGTCGGATCTATATTCGTTTCAGGATGGAATAGACAGAAATTATACGTCTAATGTTTTCCGAAAGGACAAGCATGCAGTGTCTAGCCATCCGCTATTCAAGCAAATCTCCGTTTTTAACGGTAGTACCTTGCTGATTATACATGAATTGGACGAAGACGTCCCTATACAAACAACTGACATTTACAAAGAATCATTTTCTGCTGATGTATATATAGCTTCGGGATTTAAACATTCAATGAAAGACATGTCAAATCCCGTTGAAGGTTTAGTTTATTATCAAGATACTATTGTAAACTGGTTATTGAAGTAA
- a CDS encoding RHS repeat-associated core domain-containing protein: protein MGNISYNSNGYYDYQTQLYKMGARYYNSTDARWTQLDPSGAEYGYVYAGANPVNFVDSSGYFSIYSGLDAAKDGAKTGSIVGGAADCVGGAIGGGITGAAAGGIGAAPGAYARCIVGSKAGALQGAIVLGIATFIYGGFTGENPYAM from the coding sequence ATTGGTAATATAAGCTATAACTCCAATGGCTACTACGACTACCAAACACAACTGTACAAAATGGGAGCTCGGTACTACAATTCTACTGATGCTCGTTGGACACAGCTCGATCCGAGCGGTGCAGAGTACGGGTATGTGTATGCAGGGGCGAATCCGGTTAACTTTGTGGATTCGAGCGGGTATTTCTCAATCTATAGCGGATTAGATGCGGCAAAAGATGGAGCGAAAACGGGGTCAATCGTTGGTGGTGCTGCAGATTGTGTAGGCGGTGCCATAGGTGGCGGTATTACAGGAGCAGCAGCGGGTGGCATAGGAGCTGCTCCGGGTGCATATGCCAGATGTATTGTCGGGTCGAAAGCGGGCGCCTTACAGGGTGCGATTGTATTAGGAATCGCCACCTTCATTTACGGAGGATTTACAGGAGAAAATCCATATGCAATGTAA